The DNA region ttctttatttgaagTCTACCTTTAACTTCTTCCTTGAAAGAGGAGATGGCATTTCATTTGTCACAAGCATTGCTTCATTTTAACCTATTGGGACTACCAATACAATTCGTATTACAGACAAGCTGCCTCTTCTGAAAAAGGCGCTCCTTTTAAGGTTTATTTCAAGGAACTGTATTGCTAGAAATATGTATATTAACAGCTACCGATGCAATGCATGGATATATCAACTTTGGTCGATATGTAATCAGCAATTCATTAAAGATGCAGGCAAAACCCTACTCACATTGTCTCCTGGGTTTCTGTTACATATTGAAGACAGTTAATGACTGTATTAAAAAGCTCTGGCATTTTCTCTGCTTAGCTGTGTTCTCAGTAACAGTACTTCCTAGAAACTTAAACCTCAGTTACAGCAGAAGCTGCTTTGGAAGGTGCTCTTAACCTAAATTAGCTTGAGTTTACCAGGCTCTGTCACTGGGATTTCTTGTAGCAAGAGTAACAAGATCTGGGCTAAAAATACAAGCAGAGCTTAGCCAAAACTGCAATGAAATCATGCTTTCGGTTCCTGAAGACATACAatcaatagaatagaatatttcagttggaggACTGAGCCATATTTGCATCCATACAGCAGACAGGCaatagaaaaatagattttgaaatACCCATTAACAGCAGCCTCAAAAAACATGTTAATCTAAGTCTTTTGAACTACAGAGGTTTAAGGGGGCAGAAACATGAAAGCAGACAGCAGCAGTTGCATAAAGCTGATTTTTTGGGGTGACTATCACCATTAATATAATATTGACTACATCCCTGTACAAGTGTTCAAGTCAGCTTTCCAGCTAGCCATCAACAGAATTTGTGATTCTCCTGCGGGAACCCATGTTGGTTTTTAAATGTAGATACAGCTATGAAACAGACATGCATGCTTTTCAGACAGTTCATATttgttttattacaatttttGTAACTGTTAGTATTTTCATATCTGGACATCTTAAAAGGAATTTTAGATTTACAATTTCAGAAGACACTTACAGAATTATTTAAGTTTTGAGGACAGCTGCTCTACTGCACTGTATACAACTTTGATGCCCACCTTCCATGTCCCGCTCTACATAGCTCCAAAGAAGTGAAAATCTGAGACTGATGTTCACATTCAAGCTGCAGGAAAGCTCAGTATATGGAAAAAGAGTAAGTGGTAATTTGCAATTCAACTATTTCAGGAATCAAGAAAAGCGTACACAGAACTAtacattttatcattttattaggAATAATTCCAAGTGGGTTATGAAGAAACTAATCCATTGAGTTTGATGAATTTTCCAAAATTTCTTTATGAAGATATGTTCACCAACAAACAGTAAAACTTCAGCAGAACTATTATACACTGGGCAAAAATAGTCAGGCTGATACCAAAAAGCAAcatgcaacataaaaaaaaagatacaatatAAAGGAAGACAATCTGCTGAATATTAAAAACAACCTCAACATGAGCTCTTCGCAACCAGCACAGAACTATTCTACCCATCAAATCCAATTCACACAAAGGCAAGTTGGGCTGACAGAACCCAAGGATTAATAAAATGTTCCTCAGTGCAGTAGATTTGTATAGTGTTTTAGAGCATTTCCTTGGCTGGAACAAGCAGTATTAGGAATTCTTTTTggcaagggagagaaataaatacatacgGAATGCTACATTTTTAAATCAGCAGACTGTCTGAGGAATGAAACAGGGCATCAGTAAACTAAAagtagcagggagaaaaaaaaaacattaatttattgGGGCTCAGAAGAGTATTCAAAACAGATCTTAAAGATGTCACAATAACTATATTCAGGCATTTAGGCTAACAAGGGGAATAAAATCAGAAGATACACTTTTTCCAAGTTAAGGAGATTTTTACCCAAGCATATTGCTACCTTTGCAACATGTAGCTCGGTAAACAATAATTGGCAACAAAATAAGTTGAAACGCTGTAATATCCTGCCCAAATATCAGTTCCAGATACTGTAATAACCAAGATGCGAACTAATTTTGTTGTAACAAGCCTAGACCACTTATATCAAACATGTCCCTGGTGAAAGAGTCATCCAGTTTGAGTTAGCGTTTTGAGAGTTCATTTGACAGCCAGTCAAGTCCCTCATACAGACCAGTTCCTTGCGTAGCACAGGTAGCCTGGACATACCACTGTTAATGTAGAacacaaacagaaattaaatataattactgACAAAATGCAAGCTAAGTTATCATAGTATGTGACATTCAGATACACACTCAGTGTTCTTTAAACACTGTTTCGTGCCATAAGTAAATATTGAACgcatggtatttttaaaagttttgaaaagtatATATAAAGCAGATAGGGTTCAGACATTATCTGGAAACTCAAGTGTTGTCCTACCAAACTGTAGAACAACATTTAGGGCATCAAGAAACAAATACAGAACTTGCATTTGGTTTATATGCTGAAAACTAGCTTCTTGTTTTTGAAAGACTGCTTTTTAGGAAATGGGACATGGAATTATCTAAATCAACAGACCTCTAAAACATCTTCTATGGATACAATCTTAGTGTGTCAACATACAGACATTAAGCGAGTATTACAGAAGGCTAGGTGGTTTATGTGAAGCAACCCTATATCTCAAAGGCTTGTGCAGATGGAATCTAACGATTCAGGAGCTAGTTAATTTCTTCTTATCTTTGTAGTGGTGAGAATGCAGAAAGCATTTTCTCCCCCATAATAACAAATATTGAGAAAATGGGAAAGCCCACCACATACTTTGTCAAACATGTTTGACATCTGTATTTCAGTGACAGactggaatatttatttttccaagaaaaggtGAGAGATGAAACACCTGCAATAGCTATACACACTGGATTATACTTCTAAATCACTTATTTTCAACAAGGACCTTAAACTATGCAGTACAGAGTTTAATAGCAGGTATGTGCATCTTTTTACAAAAAGAGGTGAGAACTTCCCTttcctttaaaggaaaacttatgTTTATGATATATAATAAAGGAAGACAAGAGTTCAGCAAGCAGGAAGTTTAGCACTTACAGTTCTGTTACGCAGAGACTGAAGACCTAGTTTATCTGTCATTTCACTGATTGCCATGGCATTTGGCAGATCTTGTTTGTTCgcaaacagaagcagcactgcaTCTCGCAGCTCATCCTCCTGAAGCTAACAGAAAAAACGGTGATGTTATTAAATTAGCTCAGTTAAGTACTTCAACAAGCACTAAAGAAACCTAAATACTGATTTAAGGGTtataaacattttcattcttGCTCCTGAAGGCACTAGTAAGTACTAAGTGGAACTAGTACCCAACAGAACTTCTCCTACAAGTAAGGAAATATTCTTTCAATAGGCAGTTTAAATTTACTGGCATCTTGCTGCTGAAATTCTTAGCACCGATTTGTTTTTCCAACATTCTTTCTTACTCTGCTGCATTTCTATTATGGttttaagacaaaaagaaaggttCTGACACATTAGTAGTTCTTAAGCTAAAGCTCTCTACAGAGTTGTAGTTACAACTCAGTGCACTACGTGACCCAGAATTACCAGGTGAATACAATATGCACTGTACAAACTccctaaaattttaaaatcttaaatctCTTGGGGAAGCTGACGGACATCCAAAACCATGACAAATAAGTTAAACAATTGTATTTCTGAAGGTATCTATATTTACcattttctgcagctcttctgctgcttcctGGATTCTCTCTCTGTCATTGCTGTCTACCACAAAAATGAGGCCCTGTAAGAAGTTAAGCAGTTTTGAAAAACCAATGTAAACATAcaatactattttaaaaaccaaaaaactcatATTGAATATTGCAATCATCCCCTTTCTTAGGTAAGCAAATTTGAGAGAAATTTCTGTTTAAGCAGCGCAAGATGTCTGTCTGAACAGCTATATAATAAGTTTCAACTGCAGAATAAAGCTAGGCCTTCTAAATCAATAAAGTTAACACACACAAATGTTGGTTTACAGATTACTGTGGGATTCATTagtttgggggggcgggggaagactCCAGCAAAATTTCAGAAGCTAactctcccccttcccttttcaCTCATTGTATCATGCTAAATGCAGCAAGAGAATTGCAACTGCTTCACCATCTcatgtttcactgaaaaaaacccacacccttAAAGCAAGgcctgaatttgttttaaaaagtttgtaCCAAATAGCATCTCTCATGGCATCTCCGTTATTCAAGGGTCCTCCTTACACACACATGCTGTTTACTCTTAAAATTTCAGTCTGAAAGACTTACATTTTATCGTTCTAAGAAAAGagaagcatcttttaaaaatatttagtgacAGGGCTGAATAAGGAACTGAAATTAAGTATTAGTCTATTTACAACAGTACTTTGCTAGCTCCTTTTTATCAATCCAGACTTCTCCATTTTTCTGCACCAATCACATGCTTTATGCTGCACAGAAGTTTCTTGGAAACAATTCTATattcaacacagaaaaaaaaacaaaaccaaaaaacccacaaaacaacacacTCCCCAAGTTTCCTGATACTAATAAGCAACTTACCTTACTACTTGTGAACCAAAGGAAAGAATCACATTTATGTCACCAAAAATGACAGCAGTCACATCAATAGGAAGCTGACACTTTCTAATCAATTGGTAACAAGATGTTTTACGCTATTTTTAGATACTCAATGTACTAAATACACTGATATAGCACAGTAAAAGCTGTATATTTTAAGgctgattattaaaaaaagagtacATAGAAGGGTGTTTAAACAGTAACAATCTTTATGCATAAGGCAATGCCAGTTCAAACAGATCAAAGCATAGATAGGGTAAAGTTGAAGAGTTCCTCACAAACAAACCAGCTGCTCTGGCACATTACAGAACACTGGTAGATCCTAAAGGACTTCATCCTTGCCAGACTACACTCACGACTAGACTTGAAGCCTTCAGGGTAACAAACTAGCTTCAACTAGAATAAAATCTGGGTATCCCTCAGCTCTTGCAGGAAGTAGTGAGGAAcctttctgaaaggaaaggaCAGAGGACAACTTTCCACATATACTCTACAGAACACGAGACTTTACAAAACACATCTTTAACTATTGCCATCTCAGAACTCTTACCTGTGTGTTTTGGAAATAATGCCTCCAAAGAGGTCTAATTTTATCTTGACCACCAACATCCCAAACtgtgaaacaaatgtttttatattCTACCGTTTCCACattaaaacctaaaaataaaagaGTTCAGTAATTAGAAATAGTTAATGCTAGTGTTAAAATGTAATTCTAGCCATGTTAAAGATAGCTACTTCCTAAGTTATACTTCTCCCAAATATATATAAAACGGCTTATCAGAATTTAACTGCTAGATCAAGAATAACATTGACTTAAGTggataaaaaaatattaaacgcTTAAATACACGTACACTACCTTTGGTTCAGCAAATCTTTCAACCACGAACTGCTAGAGGGTCATGATATTTGGGGGAAGTACTACTACTTAATCGGTTCCTATACTCCTGAGCACCTGCTACTGGCCACTATCAGACATAGAATTCTGGTCTAGATATATCTTTGGTCTGACACATTTACATTATGGCAGTACTAGAAAGCCCATGTTTGTCTTGATTCTTACACTAACAGCAAAGATAGCAAATCCCTACGCTCTTCAGAAGCCCATCTCTAAAACACAAATTTAGAGTAACAAGAATGAAGACATGAGAACTGGTTATCTTACCAATAGTGGGAATTGTGGTGACAATTTCTCCTAGTTTCAGTTTATAAAGAATAGTTGTCTTACCAGCAGCATCCAAACCAACtagaataaacagaaaatgtgATTTAGTTCACAATATGAACTACAACctgctaattttaaaatatgccattTTACATGCAGagtattagggtttttttttctgagaagaaacacCTTTTTAAACACTCTTAAGTCATTGTTGATATATTACTGTATGTTTCTCCCCATCTCCTCTACCCAGCACTGAGAGAGAGAACAAGCAATGAAGAAAACAAGCTTGATAACACACTTCCACCCACAACCTACAGGCTCACAAGTTTCTAGTCACCTTCCTTCGCATTTGTGTTAAGTTTTATCATTCACTTTCAAAGTTTCTTTTGTCTAAGTCAGGATGGTTTTAAATGCTTAGCAACAATCTAGAAGCAGCACACAGTTTCTAACTGATCACGCTTGCTACTTTGCACTCAATTTGGAGAAGGTCTCACTTACTCAACCTTCAGCTAAGGCCAGTTTCACATGCACCTGAACCAACAGGCACTATCCATAGAAGGCAATTCAGTCTCCCTTATTCCAGTCTCTTCTCCCTTTGCtaaaacatttcttttgcatTGACAGAAACACATAACGTACATTAGGAAAATTCTGTCATCCCTCCACATACAGCCTAAGGACTATAACTCTTCTTTAGAATATCAATTCTATTTATTGAGATCCACTAGGATGCTTTCATTAGGAGGCTCCACTTTTGATCTTTAAAGAAGGCCTTCTGCACCAAaatttgctcttctgtttctacAACAAAACTTAAGCTTGCTGTTTTTTCAACCTAAGCTATGTGGTAAATATGtgatccttaaaaaaacccccaaaaaaccaaaccaaaaacaaaccaaaaactggAGCCTCAAAGACATTTTTTGAGAAGCATGACCAACACTGCAGGCACACACTGTAGTTTTCTAGAAATGTCTGTGCAACTGCTCATTGTTAGGCATTTCAGAACACACAAGAGCAATTCAAAACACAATTCTTTATGTTAGAATCCAATGCCTAGCACATAAGCACCTAAATAAACAGCAGGTACTGAACACCACAGCAACagtttgaataaaatatttatttgtgaaaattaaaatagCCAATAAAATTTtgcccaaacaaaaataaaacccccatcaaagaagtaattaaaataatacttGCACAAGAAACCAAATGTTATCCTTGTTTGATAACATTCTTAAGTGTTCTCAGTTAATTCCTACTTGGTGATTGTGATATATATATTAAGCTTTAAGTGGTTTGATGACTTGGCTATTAATACAACTGTTTCCTTAGCATTACAATAAAATGGAATTAGAAATTACCTGCTTATTCAGAATGAAACCAAACTCTTAAAAAGCCGCCTCTTTCTCAAGACACAAACTGCTGTTACAgctaactaattaaaaaaaactagcTATAATTGTCCTATATCTGATACTGTAAACAGGATTATATGTTCCAACGGAGTTTCTTTGATATTATCATTgtgtgttaccaaaaaaaaaaaaagaaaaaaaagaaaaaaagttgttctaATTGTTAATGTCATGAAGGGGG from Accipiter gentilis chromosome 23, bAccGen1.1, whole genome shotgun sequence includes:
- the ARF4 gene encoding ADP-ribosylation factor 4 — encoded protein: MGLTISSLFSRLFGKKQMRILMVGLDAAGKTTILYKLKLGEIVTTIPTIGFNVETVEYKNICFTVWDVGGQDKIRPLWRHYFQNTQGLIFVVDSNDRERIQEAAEELQKMLQEDELRDAVLLLFANKQDLPNAMAISEMTDKLGLQSLRNRTWYVQATCATQGTGLYEGLDWLSNELSKR